A segment of the Streptomyces sp. ITFR-21 genome:
AGCAACGCGAAGGGCCCGCCTCGGGAGGCGGGCCCTCGCGCTCATGCCCGCACTGACGGGTTCAAACGGCGTCCAGTCTCCACACGATCAGTCCCCGTCTCGCGAGGACCAGCAACCACGGCGGCCTGCATCCGTCTGACCGCGCGGCGAGTTCACGAAGGAGCTGTCGGCGGAGCCTGCTCCAGCAGGCGACGCGACGCAAAAATCCGGCTAGACCGCCAGATCCAGCAACCACGGCTTGAGCGGCTCACGCTGCCGGCGGAGGCATTCGACGGCCTTCCGACGCGACAGAATCACCTCTACGCCGTGGTGGTCGCTGACGCCCGTAGTGTCGAAGATGTTGACTTCGATGACGGCCTGGACCAGCCACGGGTCCATGTACCCCCGGTCGATGCGCCGGCCGCCGCCCTGACCGTCCGAAGCGTGGCCGGCCGTCGCCTTCAGGGCTTCGATCTGACCGAGCTGGTGCGCGGCGAACCGAGCGGGATCGTGCATCCCGCAGTCCAGCATCATCTCGTCGAGGTACGTGCAGCTCCGCCACGTCCCGTCAGCCTGCTTCCGGGCACGGTGTCGGCGGTGTACGAGGTCCCGGATGTCGGGAGAGGTCCAGTCGATCTCAGGCACCGTCTCGCCAGCCGGCACGGGGTACTCGTTGCAGTCGCCGAACCCCCAGAACGCCGCCCAGTTGTGCTCCGGATCATCGAGGTACTTGGCCTGGACCTTGTCGACCAAGGACGACAGCTCCTCGGCCTCGTCCTCTCGGCCGTTCGGCGAGCAGAAGCTGTTGTGCCACGCGACCGTCACGATCGGCACCTCGGGCACCTCCGCCAGCGTCATCACGACATTGGTCGGCGGCGTCCGCCAGATCTTGAGCTGCTGGTGCCGCGCCTGGAACGTGAACGTCGACTCCCGCAGGAACAACCCCGTGGGATTCCTGCCCTGTCCGGTGGGCGAGCGGAACCCGCGCATTCCCAGCACGTCTTGAGCCGCCCGGAAGCGCGAGTCGGCGGCCCTCTGCGCGTCTGCGGCGACGACCTTCTCCTCCTCGGTCGCGTCCGGGTCGACCGGCTTCGTCTGAGAGAACGTCATCTCCCCGCGCCCCAGCCAGTCGAACTCTCTCGGCACCAAGATCTCCTCATGGGCCTTGACCCACTTCGCCGGCAGTACTCCCGGCTCCTCGTCGGGGCCGCCGTCGTGCTCCAAGTTCAAGAACCCCAGGCGAACAACGGGCTCACCGTACGTCTTCATCGTGCTCCTCTCGGTGACGGACGACGGGCACGATGGCCAATGCCGATATACGGCCGATAAACGCCCTGCGTGCGCACTTGCGATCGCATCTGCGTTCGCACACGGCTCACGCGTCGAACCCGCGAACCTTCAAGAAGCGCCGATGCGCCTCGATGCCTCGCCGTGCTGCCACGACGTACGCCCCCGCCGATCGGAACGCGCTGCGCAGCCGCGCAAGCTGCGTGGCGTCCTCCTCGTACACCCTGGGGTAGAACGGATTCAGAAGTTCCGCCGCCGCCGAGAGCAGGGCGTCAACGGCCGCTGCGCTCGACCGCTCGCCGGAATCCGCCGGCAGCTCCTGCCGCAAGTTGCTCCAGTCGAAAGCTGTCCGCCGCAGCCGTAGTTCGAGGCACCGCACCCACATCTCCTGCAAGGGCGCGTCCCACGTACCAGGCGGAAAGCCGCCCACTTTGATCTGCGCGACAAGCCCGCCAAAGTACCCGTGGCGCGTGGCCTCAATGGCGAGCGGATCATCCTCCACGATCAGGGAGCCCTCGACGGTCATCAGGAGCAACCCGAGGGCCTGAGCACGTGACATGTCATGGTCTTCCGGGACTTTTGCCCCCAATGCACGTAAAGCGGAGCATACTTCCTCCGTTGAGGGATCGCCCTTGCTCTCAGATGAAGTCGAAGTCATAGGGGCAATTTAGCTGATGCGATCGCAACTACGCTCGCAGAT
Coding sequences within it:
- a CDS encoding endonuclease/exonuclease/phosphatase family protein; this translates as MKTYGEPVVRLGFLNLEHDGGPDEEPGVLPAKWVKAHEEILVPREFDWLGRGEMTFSQTKPVDPDATEEEKVVAADAQRAADSRFRAAQDVLGMRGFRSPTGQGRNPTGLFLRESTFTFQARHQQLKIWRTPPTNVVMTLAEVPEVPIVTVAWHNSFCSPNGREDEAEELSSLVDKVQAKYLDDPEHNWAAFWGFGDCNEYPVPAGETVPEIDWTSPDIRDLVHRRHRARKQADGTWRSCTYLDEMMLDCGMHDPARFAAHQLGQIEALKATAGHASDGQGGGRRIDRGYMDPWLVQAVIEVNIFDTTGVSDHHGVEVILSRRKAVECLRRQREPLKPWLLDLAV